From a region of the Nonlabens dokdonensis DSW-6 genome:
- a CDS encoding response regulator transcription factor, producing MITVAIAEDHVSLSDGLQLFLEQETDIKVKYTATNGVQLLSKFKEEPTDVILTDISMPEMNGIELCKTIKSQYNSTKVIALSMFDNSGAIKDMINAGVDGYVLKSSPLIDLRQAVRDVFNDQNYFDVHIKEQVEEIQSQKLKKNLLSRSEREILQFIAKGLTSQQIAEIRGSAISTVNKHRKNMIQKLGLSGKRELLEYAMNQHAHSNS from the coding sequence ATGATAACAGTCGCAATAGCAGAAGATCACGTGTCCTTAAGTGATGGTCTTCAATTATTTTTAGAGCAAGAAACTGATATAAAAGTGAAGTACACAGCTACTAATGGTGTCCAACTACTTTCAAAGTTTAAAGAAGAACCGACAGACGTTATCCTTACAGATATAAGTATGCCCGAAATGAACGGCATAGAACTTTGTAAAACGATCAAATCTCAATATAATAGTACTAAGGTAATTGCACTATCCATGTTTGATAATTCAGGAGCTATAAAAGACATGATAAATGCTGGTGTAGACGGTTATGTCCTTAAAAGCAGTCCGTTAATTGATTTAAGGCAAGCGGTAAGAGATGTTTTTAATGACCAAAACTATTTTGATGTTCATATTAAAGAACAAGTTGAGGAAATACAAAGTCAAAAATTGAAAAAAAACTTGCTCTCAAGAAGTGAGCGAGAAATTCTTCAATTTATTGCTAAAGGTCTAACAAGCCAGCAAATAGCTGAAATAAGAGGCTCAGCAATTAGTACCGTAAATAAGCATCGTAAAAACATGATTCAAAAACTGGGCCTATCTGGTAAACGAGAACTGCTTGAATATGCCATGAATCAACACGCACATTCAAATTCCTAG